Proteins from one Ranitomeya variabilis isolate aRanVar5 chromosome 1, aRanVar5.hap1, whole genome shotgun sequence genomic window:
- the LOC143764934 gene encoding uncharacterized protein LOC143764934: MASDSEHSQSARGSAASSSEGEGTRREQGDRCQDVSSGRQVSQRDQGIDVDLLISCIQERGPLWDSRDPRHMDQVVIRRLWAEVAKSLWDGFDSASATDKGTFIKKLRTRWRSIKDRFNKGLRAEEEQSRSGAAAAKSVPYKYNRALQFLRPILGRRQTHSSTLQRAPPCEAELHGSPSGPSQPSHSDSRPAPPSSGEPAAGTSGFPLPEASGAPSFGNSRQRQRASDRSVMPEFLHLGTVFQNGFKALRDQMSSMERRLEILEAELSNPAKHFLSTIAKGMVENLTPELQISVMQDCNNSYVRALQQSRVAQSATLPVVPSLASVTPTTAAEPLQPRHLGPCAEGRHHRRRHHRHHTTVPPTPAPARPSSSRRSVSGGDDAGGGEKKKKRRHTEATSEVLAAPVRTTSRRGSSHSRSSQGQASLKYRRLVLPPPSPTDDPVSPEYPAGGLDLPSSILEYGGSSSSSFFRSRRPRSKTPPYHSPLIADVDLP, from the exons ATGGCGAGTGACTctgagcatagccaatcggcgagggggagtgcg gcttcttcaagtgagggggaaggcacacggcgggagcagggagatcggtgccaagatgtgtcgtcaggccggcaa gtttcacaacgggaccaaggaatAGATGTGGACCTTCTCATATcctgcatccaggagcgtggcccgttgtgggacagccgtgacccccggcacatggaccaggtggtgatcaggcgtttgtgggcagaggtggcaaagtcgctgtgggatggctttgacagtgcctccgccacggacaaaggcaccttta ttaaaaagttgaggaccagatggcgatccatcaaGGACCGgttcaataaggggctccgtgcagaggaggagcaatcgaggagtggtgctgctgcggccaagtcggtgccctacaaatacaacagggcactacagttcctaagaccaatccttggccgccgaca gacacacagcagcaccctccagcgagctcccccctgtgaagcggaacttcatggatcgccatctggaccgtcacagccctcccacagcgacagcaggcctgcaccaccatcatctggagaaccggctgccggtacatcaggttttcccctgcccgaggcctctggcgcaccttcgttcgggaattcccgacagcgccagcgtgcctcggacaggtcagtcatgcctgaatttttgcacttgggcacggtgttccagaacggtttcaaggcgttgagagatcaaatgtccagtatggaacggcgccttgaaatcctggaagccgagctctcaaatccggcaaagcattttttaagcacaattgcgaaaggcatggtggaaaaccttacgccggaactccagatttcggtgatgcaggactgcaacaattcctatgtgagggctctgcagcagtctcgggtcgcgcagtcagcgacactgcccgtagtgccgtcgctggctagcgtgactccgactactgctgcagagccactccagccacgccACCTAGGTCCATGTGCCGAGGGACGCCACCACAGGAGACGacaccacaggcaccataccacTGTGCcgcccactcctgctcctgccaggccctcatcctcccgcaggAGTGTTTCTGGGGGAGATGACGcagggggaggggaaaaaaaaaaaaagaggcgacACACAGAGGCAACAAGtgaggttctggctgctccagtacgGACAACATCTcgtcgtggctctagccacagcaggagcagccagggccaagcaaGCCTAAAATATCgaaggcttgtgttgcctcctccctcccctacagatgatCCGGTGTCCCCAGAgtaccctgcggggggtttggacctgccTTCAAGCATACTTGAAtatggcggctcctcctcctcctccttctttcgcAGTCGTCGTCCCCGTTCCAAAACCCCACCGTACCATTCACCGCTGATAGCGGATGTTGATCTCCCCtaa